A region from the Acyrthosiphon pisum isolate AL4f chromosome A1, pea_aphid_22Mar2018_4r6ur, whole genome shotgun sequence genome encodes:
- the LOC100568917 gene encoding gastrula zinc finger protein xLCGF3.1, whose amino-acid sequence MYYCDAEDQELIQNKNIESCMLNTNVKNQLNSYDLDTRTDNTMPETKRKPFKIPDHISSIECDGSVKYTCTVCEKTFNSKKNCFYHLTCNGDGIKKPLICYKCNKTFKIQSHLDYHMLTHSGERPFKCADCDKCFFTKSKMIEHKIVHTVRSHFCATCAKGFKRKRSLEVHMKSHALEKPFQCATCLKFFKNKQCLKKHHIRKHSGTKAFSCDTCKRKFSLKDALVSHQKTHIFSTQLACYLCNQRFREKRYLQRHLGTHSKKNILNCPICMKKFTRKDNLDRHVRNTHLESENISINEHVIRASVIKVVSKIESCPVRVISTYLTVMLFTFG is encoded by the exons atgtattactgTGACGCAGAAGACCAAGAATTAATCCAAAACAAAAACATCGAGTCATGTATGTTaaatacaaatgttaaaaaCCAGCTTAACAGTTATGACTTGGATACGAGAACTGATAATACAATGCCTGAAACCAAAAGAAAACCCTTTAAAATTCCTGACCACATTTCTTCTAttgaat gtGATGGAAGTGTTAAATATACTTGTACTGTTTGcgaaaaaacttttaattcaaaaaagaatTGCTTTTATCATTTAACGTGCAATGGAGatggaataaaaaaaccattgatatgttataaatgtaataaaacttttaaaatccaATCACATTTAGATTATCATATGTTAACACATTCag gtGAAAGACCATTTAAATGTGCAGATTGTGATAAATGCTTTTTCACTAAATCTAAAATGATTGAACATAAAATAGTACATacag TGCGTTCTCATTTTTGTGCAACATGTGCGAAAGGTTTTAAAAGAAAGCGATCATTGGAAGTTCATATGAAATCTCATGCTCTAGAAAAACCATTTCAGTGTGcaacatgtttaaaatttttcaaaaataagcAATGCCTAAAAAAACACCACATTAGGAAACATTCTg GAACAAAAGCATTTTCATGTGACACCTGTAAAcgaaaatttagtttaaaagaTGCATTGGTTTCACATCAAAAGACTCATATATTCTCAACTCAACTAGCTTGTTATTTATGTAATCAACGATTTAGAGAAAAGCGTTATTTGCAAAGACATCTTGGAACTCATAGTA aaaaaaacattttgaactgTCCAATATGTATGAAGAAGTTCACACGTAAAGATAATTTGGACCGCCATGTAAGAAACACGCATTTGGAATCTGAGAACATTAGTATAAATGAACATGTTATCCGAGCTTCTGTTATAAAAGTTGTCAGCAAGATTGAATCATGTCCTGTTAGAGTAATATCAACATACTTAACTGTTATGTTgtttaca tttggtTAA
- the LOC100165599 gene encoding LYR motif-containing protein 7-like isoform X1 → MASNEVLTTFKLVHRARLLCFKNDNQMLNAAKLQINEEFKKNKTVSDPAVVQNLVAFAQDVEHELLTQVVQAERVNETKFKLNLDPERHTMENIPYAELDDETYKKWKEEKKKSSKKNEKCCCD, encoded by the exons ATGGCATCAAACGaa gtaCTTACTACATTCAAATTAGTGCATAGAGCAAGATTActgtgttttaaaaatgataaccaAATGTTAAATG ctGCTAAACTTCAAATTAATgaagaattcaaaaaaaataaaactgtctCGGATCCTGCAGTAGTTCAGAAt CTCGTAGCCTTTGCTCAAGATGTTGAACATGAACTCTTAACACAAGTAGTTCAAGCAGAAAGagtaaatgaaacaaaattta aaTTGAATTTAGATCCAGAGCGTCATACTATGGAGAATATACCATATGCTGAATTAGACGatgaaacatataaaaaatggaAAGAAGAGAAAAAGAAAAGTAGCAAGAAAAATGAAAAGTGTTGTTGCGACTAA
- the LOC100165599 gene encoding LYR motif-containing protein 7-like, translating to MASNEVRKKVLTTFKLVHRARLLCFKNDNQMLNAAKLQINEEFKKNKTVSDPAVVQNLVAFAQDVEHELLTQVVQAERVNETKFKLNLDPERHTMENIPYAELDDETYKKWKEEKKKSSKKNEKCCCD from the exons ATGGCATCAAACGaagtaagaaaaaaa gtaCTTACTACATTCAAATTAGTGCATAGAGCAAGATTActgtgttttaaaaatgataaccaAATGTTAAATG ctGCTAAACTTCAAATTAATgaagaattcaaaaaaaataaaactgtctCGGATCCTGCAGTAGTTCAGAAt CTCGTAGCCTTTGCTCAAGATGTTGAACATGAACTCTTAACACAAGTAGTTCAAGCAGAAAGagtaaatgaaacaaaattta aaTTGAATTTAGATCCAGAGCGTCATACTATGGAGAATATACCATATGCTGAATTAGACGatgaaacatataaaaaatggaAAGAAGAGAAAAAGAAAAGTAGCAAGAAAAATGAAAAGTGTTGTTGCGACTAA